One genomic window of Deinococcus sp. QL22 includes the following:
- a CDS encoding GNAT family N-acetyltransferase: MIAPMSGASEAQAFRDLNVEWITAYFELEQSDLDLLNDPERVVIEPGGQVYLAHCEGKTVGGVALMAYGSGTYKIAKMAVTPEYRGRGIGRQLMMHAVEEARALGACKLFLASSRSLVSAIGLYESVGFERLSPDEWPFPRFARADVFMQMSV; the protein is encoded by the coding sequence ATGATTGCCCCGATGAGCGGTGCCTCTGAGGCACAGGCGTTCCGTGATCTGAATGTCGAATGGATCACGGCCTATTTTGAGTTGGAGCAGAGCGATCTGGATCTGCTGAACGACCCCGAGCGTGTGGTGATCGAGCCCGGTGGGCAGGTGTACCTGGCTCACTGTGAGGGCAAGACGGTGGGGGGTGTCGCTCTGATGGCGTACGGCTCAGGCACTTACAAGATCGCGAAGATGGCCGTAACGCCCGAGTACCGTGGGCGGGGAATCGGCCGGCAACTAATGATGCATGCGGTTGAAGAGGCCAGGGCATTGGGCGCATGCAAGCTCTTCCTGGCCAGCAGCCGCAGCCTAGTCTCCGCCATTGGCTTGTACGAATCGGTGGGGTTTGAACGCTTGAGCCCTGACGAATGGCCGTTTCCACGGTTTGCCCGGGCCGATGTGTTTATGCAGATGAGCGTCTGA